A genomic segment from Gemmatimonadaceae bacterium encodes:
- the ppk1 gene encoding polyphosphate kinase 1, translating to MTTDPSLFINRELSWLEFNARVLHEAFDERNPLLERVKFLSIFSTNLDEFYMVRVAGLRRQIAERMQSQAPDAMSPQDQLDAIHVRVSELVALQRSCLHDELLPALAGHGVRLITMDDLSTTEWQTIDQYFESHVFPVLTPLAVDPSHPFPYISNLSLSLAVQLRNPITGAEEFARVKVPRSLPRWIKIGPGHHFIALERVIAANLSALFPGMDILGSNAFRITRYSDLELELSEEPEDLMELIEEQVFRRRFAEVVRVEIESGTPLKLQELLLDELRDDQAEDLPALPNIELVETGPLLELSDFMTIASLDIPELRDPPLVPVVPRELRDSSRSMFALIRERDILVHHPFDSFSASVEQFITAAARDENVLAIKMTLYRTSGDTAIVRALTEAAQRGKQVVVLIELQARFDEANNISFAKTLESFGVHVAYGLAGLKTHTKTTLVVRREGERIRRYAHIGSGNYNSKTARVYTDIGLFTCSPSIGADLSDLFNALTGFSRQDLYRKLLVAPGGMRRRFHELIDRETKFAEAGEQGRIIAKMNALVDADTIEALYRASKAGVEIDLIVRGICCLRPGVPGVSDHIRVISIIGRFLEHSRIFYFGNGGSPQIYFGSADWMPRNFDRRVEAVAPVDDPNLHPKLRSLLETCLGDNRQAWELDADGSYVQRVPHDKPQRATHTVLLNDSWGMKAPEATDSQADGASSMRRVADR from the coding sequence ATGACAACGGATCCGTCGCTTTTCATCAACCGCGAGCTGAGCTGGCTCGAGTTCAACGCACGGGTGCTTCACGAGGCATTCGACGAGCGGAATCCGCTGCTCGAGCGCGTAAAATTCCTCTCGATATTCAGCACTAATCTGGACGAATTCTACATGGTGCGGGTGGCAGGGCTGCGCCGCCAGATTGCTGAAAGGATGCAGTCACAGGCGCCGGATGCGATGAGCCCCCAGGATCAGCTCGACGCCATCCATGTGCGGGTTTCGGAGCTCGTCGCCCTCCAGCGCAGCTGTCTTCACGACGAGTTGCTGCCCGCGCTCGCCGGCCACGGGGTGCGACTGATCACCATGGACGATCTGAGCACCACCGAATGGCAGACCATCGATCAGTATTTCGAGTCTCACGTGTTTCCGGTGCTCACCCCGCTAGCGGTCGATCCGAGCCACCCTTTCCCGTACATCTCGAATCTGTCGCTGTCGCTCGCCGTGCAGCTTCGGAATCCGATTACGGGTGCCGAAGAATTTGCGAGAGTGAAAGTTCCGAGGAGCCTGCCGCGCTGGATCAAGATCGGACCCGGGCATCATTTCATCGCGCTGGAACGGGTAATCGCGGCAAATCTGTCGGCGCTTTTCCCCGGCATGGACATACTTGGGTCCAATGCCTTTCGCATCACGCGCTATTCTGACCTCGAGCTGGAGCTGTCGGAAGAGCCCGAAGACCTTATGGAGCTCATCGAAGAGCAGGTCTTCCGGCGCCGCTTCGCGGAAGTGGTGCGTGTAGAGATCGAAAGTGGCACACCGCTCAAGCTGCAGGAACTGCTGCTCGACGAGCTTCGTGATGATCAGGCCGAGGATCTGCCTGCACTGCCGAATATCGAACTGGTTGAGACCGGGCCGTTGCTCGAGTTGAGCGATTTCATGACCATCGCCTCACTCGATATCCCGGAGCTGCGCGACCCGCCGCTGGTTCCGGTTGTCCCCCGCGAGCTTCGGGATTCGTCACGGTCGATGTTTGCTCTTATCAGGGAACGGGATATCCTGGTCCACCACCCGTTCGACTCGTTTTCTGCATCGGTTGAACAGTTTATCACCGCGGCCGCGCGCGACGAGAACGTGCTTGCGATCAAGATGACGCTGTATCGAACGTCCGGCGACACGGCCATTGTGCGCGCACTCACCGAGGCGGCGCAGCGCGGAAAACAGGTTGTGGTGCTGATCGAGCTGCAGGCGCGATTCGACGAAGCGAACAACATCAGCTTCGCAAAGACGCTGGAAAGCTTTGGCGTCCATGTGGCCTATGGACTCGCGGGCCTGAAAACCCATACGAAAACCACGCTCGTCGTTCGCCGCGAAGGAGAGCGCATCCGGCGTTACGCGCACATTGGAAGCGGAAACTATAACTCCAAAACCGCGAGAGTGTACACCGACATCGGCCTGTTCACCTGCAGCCCGTCAATTGGAGCAGATCTGAGCGACCTTTTCAACGCGCTCACTGGATTCTCCCGCCAGGACCTGTATCGCAAGCTGCTCGTCGCGCCCGGCGGGATGCGCCGTCGGTTTCATGAGCTGATCGACCGCGAAACGAAATTTGCGGAGGCCGGTGAACAAGGGCGCATTATCGCGAAGATGAACGCGCTCGTTGATGCGGACACTATCGAAGCACTTTACAGGGCTTCGAAGGCAGGAGTGGAGATTGACTTGATCGTGCGGGGTATCTGCTGCCTGCGACCCGGCGTTCCCGGTGTGAGCGATCACATTCGCGTCATCAGCATCATCGGCAGATTCCTGGAGCATTCCCGAATCTTCTATTTTGGGAATGGCGGCAGCCCGCAGATATACTTTGGCTCGGCAGACTGGATGCCGCGAAATTTCGACCGGCGTGTGGAGGCAGTCGCGCCGGTCGATGACCCGAACCTGCATCCGAAACTTCGCTCACTTCTCGAAACCTGCCTCGGCGATAACCGTCAGGCGTGGGAGCTCGACGCGGACGGCTCCTATGTGCAGCGAGTGCCGCACGACAAGCCGCAGCGGGCAACGCATACCGTTTTGCTCAACGACAGCTGGGGAATGAAGGCGCCCGAAGCGACTGACTCCCAGGCCGATGGAGCCAGCTCCATGCGCCGCGTGGCCGACCGCTAG
- a CDS encoding rhomboid family intramembrane serine protease — MFPIGDEHETLRTPVMTYAIIATIIAVWFLIQGAGLPGSEEALATSVCNLGMVPGELTRQAAVGTGIPLGNGWACVIDREQINVVTPITSMFLHGGWGHLLGNLLFLWVFGNNIEDSMGRIRFLVFYLLCGVVAALAHVLVQPGSPVPTVGASGAISGVLGAYLVLYPKIRVKMLFIFIVFFKVFRIPAWAVLLWWFVLQVITGLPELTSVRPEVSGGVAVWAHVGGFVAGVVLVKVFEDRRLVARRAVPA; from the coding sequence ATGTTCCCCATAGGCGACGAGCACGAGACGCTCCGAACACCGGTGATGACGTACGCGATTATCGCGACTATCATCGCCGTCTGGTTCCTGATTCAGGGCGCGGGCCTGCCCGGCAGCGAAGAAGCACTCGCGACAAGCGTCTGCAATCTAGGCATGGTGCCCGGAGAGCTGACACGACAGGCGGCAGTAGGCACCGGCATCCCTCTGGGCAACGGCTGGGCGTGTGTTATCGACCGGGAGCAGATAAACGTTGTCACCCCCATCACATCGATGTTTCTCCACGGGGGCTGGGGCCACCTGCTCGGCAACCTGCTCTTTCTGTGGGTATTCGGAAACAATATCGAGGACAGCATGGGGCGGATCCGTTTCCTCGTTTTCTACCTGCTTTGCGGTGTTGTGGCCGCGTTAGCCCATGTCCTCGTTCAGCCGGGGTCGCCGGTCCCGACTGTGGGTGCATCCGGGGCGATCTCCGGAGTCCTCGGGGCATACCTGGTGCTTTATCCAAAAATCCGCGTCAAGATGCTCTTCATCTTTATCGTCTTCTTCAAGGTGTTCCGTATTCCGGCGTGGGCGGTGCTGCTGTGGTGGTTTGTGTTGCAGGTGATCACTGGTCTTCCGGAGCTTACGTCAGTTCGGCCGGAAGTGTCGGGAGGCGTCGCTGTATGGGCTCACGTAGGAGGTTTCGTCGCCGGCGTGGTACTCGTCAAGGTTTTCGAGGATCGCCGATTGGTGGCCCGAAGGGCAGTGCCCGCTTAA
- the dnaK gene encoding molecular chaperone DnaK, with protein sequence MADKVIGIDLGTTNSVVSVMEGGDPVVIPNAEGGRTTPSVVGFTKDGERLVGQIAKRQAVTNPQNTVFSIKRFMGRKLDEVKEETSRVPYKIVSGGNDLANVEVQSKRYTAPEVSAMILQKMKQTAEDYLGYKVEKAVITVPAYFNDSQRQATKDAGKIAGLDVLRIINEPTAAALAYGLDKKKDEKVAVFDLGGGTYDISVLELYDVEGSRQFEVKSTNGDTHLGGDDFDQRVIDWLVTEFKRDQAIDLSKDPMALQRLKEAGEKAKMELSTTQSTDINLPFITADQSGPKHLNYQLSRAKFEQLVDDLIQRTIPPMEQALKDAGLKPGEIDEVILVGGSTRIPKIQEVVKKFFGKEPNKGVNPDEVVAIGAAIQGAVLTGEQKDVLLLDVSPLSLGIETLGGVTTVLIPRNTTIPTKKSETFSTADDNQTTVEIHVLQGERELATYNKTIGKFQLTGIPPAPRGMPQVEVTFDIDANGILHVTAKDKATGKEQKIRIEASSGLSDAEIDRMVKDAEKNATEDKKARESIDARNRLDSMTYEVEKNVKEWGDKVSEDIKTRIDASIERARKALRGDDMDEIRLAQEELTKVFSEAGQSFYQQQAGESQPAAETADGAESGAGNAAPADDVVEADYEIVDDKK encoded by the coding sequence ATGGCAGATAAAGTTATTGGAATCGACCTGGGTACGACGAACTCCGTCGTTTCGGTGATGGAGGGCGGCGATCCGGTTGTCATCCCTAACGCCGAGGGTGGGCGGACAACTCCTTCCGTTGTCGGTTTTACCAAGGACGGCGAGCGGCTTGTTGGGCAGATCGCCAAGCGGCAGGCCGTTACAAATCCGCAGAATACTGTTTTCTCCATCAAGCGATTCATGGGCCGCAAGCTCGATGAAGTGAAGGAGGAGACGTCGCGGGTACCGTACAAGATCGTTTCTGGTGGCAACGACCTTGCCAACGTCGAAGTTCAGAGCAAACGCTACACGGCGCCTGAAGTTTCGGCGATGATCCTTCAGAAGATGAAGCAGACCGCTGAGGATTATCTGGGATACAAGGTTGAGAAGGCCGTTATCACCGTCCCTGCGTATTTCAATGATTCCCAGCGGCAGGCGACGAAGGATGCCGGCAAGATCGCCGGACTGGACGTGCTCAGGATCATCAACGAGCCGACAGCGGCGGCACTGGCGTACGGACTGGACAAGAAGAAGGACGAGAAGGTTGCGGTTTTCGATCTTGGCGGCGGCACTTACGACATCTCGGTGCTCGAGCTTTACGACGTCGAAGGTTCGCGACAGTTCGAGGTTAAGTCCACGAACGGGGATACGCACCTTGGCGGCGATGACTTCGACCAGCGGGTAATCGACTGGCTGGTCACCGAGTTCAAGCGTGACCAGGCGATCGATCTGTCCAAGGATCCGATGGCCCTCCAGCGCCTGAAGGAGGCTGGTGAGAAGGCGAAGATGGAGTTGAGCACTACACAGTCCACCGACATCAATCTGCCGTTTATTACGGCTGACCAGAGTGGTCCAAAACACCTGAACTATCAGTTGTCGCGTGCCAAGTTCGAGCAGCTTGTCGATGACCTTATCCAGCGCACGATTCCGCCGATGGAGCAGGCGTTGAAGGACGCCGGCCTCAAACCGGGCGAGATCGACGAGGTGATACTCGTCGGCGGCTCGACGCGGATTCCGAAGATTCAGGAAGTTGTCAAAAAGTTCTTCGGCAAGGAGCCCAACAAGGGTGTGAACCCCGATGAAGTGGTTGCAATCGGGGCAGCAATCCAGGGCGCGGTGCTTACGGGCGAGCAGAAAGACGTGCTGCTCCTCGACGTGTCACCACTTTCGCTGGGGATCGAGACGCTGGGTGGCGTAACTACGGTTTTGATTCCGCGCAACACCACTATTCCAACGAAGAAGAGCGAGACATTCTCGACTGCCGACGACAATCAGACCACCGTAGAGATTCACGTTCTGCAGGGCGAGCGGGAGCTTGCGACTTACAACAAGACAATCGGCAAGTTTCAGCTCACGGGCATTCCGCCTGCACCGCGGGGAATGCCCCAGGTCGAGGTGACTTTCGACATCGACGCCAATGGTATCCTGCATGTGACGGCGAAGGACAAGGCGACGGGCAAGGAGCAGAAAATCCGGATCGAGGCATCGAGCGGGTTGTCTGACGCCGAGATCGATCGCATGGTGAAGGACGCGGAAAAGAATGCCACGGAGGACAAGAAAGCCCGCGAATCGATCGACGCCCGTAACCGGCTGGACTCGATGACTTACGAAGTCGAGAAGAATGTAAAGGAATGGGGCGACAAGGTCAGCGAAGACATCAAGACGCGGATCGACGCTTCGATCGAGCGGGCCCGAAAGGCGTTGCGCGGCGACGACATGGACGAGATCAGGTTGGCGCAGGAAGAGCTGACCAAGGTGTTCAGCGAGGCGGGCCAGTCGTTCTATCAGCAGCAAGCTGGCGAGAGTCAGCCAGCGGCTGAAACAGCGGATGGAGCCGAATCCGGTGCTGGGAATGCAGCACCGGCTGACGATGTGGTAGAGGCGGATTACGAAATCGTCGACGATAAGAAATAA